Below is a window of Desulfosoma sp. DNA.
CTGAATAGCTTTAATCAAATGCCGTGCTTCATCACCATACCCACTGGGATCGTAGATGGGCGCTTTCCAAAAGACCACGGGCTGACAGTCACGAAACACCTTTCTCATCGCCCCTCCTAAGAGTTTTCCTCAGGTGTCACCGTTCTCAAGAAGTGATCCAAGACAGTTTGGATTTGAACCATTGGGCCGATCGTTCCACGGTCCAGTGGCTCTTGATGTACTCCCTCGCCGCATGTCCTCGGCGTCGAGCTTCGGTTCTGTTGTCAAACACCAAGCGCATCAACTCTGCCGTGTGGGACACAGATGGCTCAGCGAGCTTTTGATCCGAGGTGTAAAAGCCACTTTCCTCTGACAGGCGGCTGTGAACAGGTTGCAAGGCCTCCACGTCGATAAGAAAACTATTGGAGTCATCCATGAAGTCCAGATGTCCCCCCCAACGCGTGGCGATAACCGGCAAACCCATGGCCATGGCCTCCATGTAAGGCAGCCCGAACCCTTCACCCCTGGAAGGCAATACGAATGCATCTGCTGTGGCAAAAAGGGACGGCATGTATTGCTCGGGAATGAACCTGTCGAGAACGATAACGGAAGGGGCTTTTTGAGGATCTACTCCGAGGTTTTCAATATATTCCTTGATACGGTCGCTGATGGGCGGCTGCTGAATTCTGTAGGGATACGTCCTGAGGATAAGGCAAACATCCTCTTGAGCCGAAAAGGCCGATAGGTACGCACGCAAGAGAACATCCCAGCCTTTTCGGTGCGTCCATTGAAACACTGAAAGAAAGGCAAACCCTTTTCGGTTCCTAATTAAAAGCGGAGAAACACGATGAGGGTTAAAAATATTCGTGTCAATGCCAGTAGGAAACACGTCAATACGTTCTGAACTTACGCCGCCTCGCGTGAAGGTTTCCTTGTTGAATGTGCTGGGCACCCAAATCTCATCCATTCGATTACACGCTTCCGCCCAGCCCGAAGGCAGTCGGTCAGTCTCAAAGGTCACCACCCCCACATAAGTGCAAAAACCAGGGTTTTCTTCGCGCCAACGGCTAAAAACCTCCGTCCCGTCCTCCAAGGTGGGAACAGCCATACACAAGTAGGCTCCTAGTCCAACCGGCTTGCGCATGAGATCCTGCCACCGGGCGGCTTCCGGCGGAGTCAAATGGCGAATAAATCGCTTGTCCGCCGCCGTCGCCTTCACCATGATGGGAATGCCGGTTTGCTCCAACGCCTCGATAATTCTTCGAGCATGGGATGCATATCCGTTGTAATTGAGAACCTGGCTTTGCCATCTGATTCCTCGAATGGTCACGAAACTTGCAGTGGTGGATCTCTCACTGCGATCCTTCCCGCTCGGGGGACAAGCCAAGATCCGATTTTCGTTTTCCATGGCAGATCCAGCCTGATGCTTCGCGCCCCATATCCGCATCGGGTTGCCGATTTTAAGTGGTTGAAACAGAGTGCTTTTACCCTCCAGTCCTACGATACGTTTACCCAGGACTGATGTATCGCTCTCATTCGTACAAAAGCGTTTTCGCATGAACAAAGGGGTCCAGCCTTTATTGATCGCACTTTTTACACATAAATCCCTTTGGAAATAGAACACAGCATGATTTTCAGGAGACGACGAAGCTACGCTATCCACACCGTACTCGCGCCCCTTGATAGAACTCCAGCGCGTCTTGTCCCACAGAGGATGAGCTGGAACATATGTCTTTATCCCACCCAGCTTTTGGGCTACGTAAGAAAAATGAATGTCCTCGCCATTCTCCAAAGTGAACGGTTCCTCCTGCCAGAAGAAACGCAACCATTCTTTTCTGAAAAACCACGCGTGGCCAACTAAGTCCACCTCTACAACTTCGTCGTGGGGTTGCACCCAACCAACTCTAATATGATTTCGATAATGACAGCCAGTAAGAATAACACCAACCCCTCCGAGAATACCAGGATGGCTCTTTATTGTATCAAAACAGTTTTCGATCCACTTAGGGCCTGGGATAGTGTCATCGTCAAAAATGGCAACGTAAGGGGTGTTTGCGAGATTCGCAACGGCAAATCTACCAAAATATTTCCAGTTGCGATCGCAGTAAAAGACTGCGTCAACCCCCGCAGCCCTATAAAAATCCACACCTCTAGTATCTTCGCTGCGGTTTACCCAGATCCATATCTCTTTCGGCGGTATTGTTTGTGTGCGCAATGAGACGACCTGTTCCCTCAAGATTGAATTTCGCCTATAGGCGGTCAGTATAGCTGTGTAAGCATTGCGATCATGGTATACAATCGAATGTATTTCCCTTTCAAACACATCAATTCCGGAAATGACTCTTCGTCGAATTTCGCTCAGCAATTGAAACCCACTCATCTCCCAAAGGCTTTCACTTGCAGCACCGATCATGGATTCATTGGTTATGACTCTACAACCTAAACTTTTCGCTTCTACGACAAGCCTATTGAAAGTCTCACATACCTGCGGCATAAAAACCAAACCCTTGTACTTGGAGAGACACTCTACGAGATGCTTCCATGGCTTAGGCGGTAGTACTTCATAGTCTACGCAATTCAATTGACACCACTCAATGGCTTCTCTTGTCCCTTTTATTTTGCTTCTGGATCCGAGTACGGCGAATTTATTGTTTTTGGGAACCTTCCGTGCGCAAAGAGAGCTTAAATGATCAAGCTCTTCATCGCTCCATAAACTCGTGCCTATGTTAATCACATTAGGTATGTTTAAGGCATTTTCAATAATATACTTACATAGGGTGCTTAAAACTATAACCTTGTGTGCCTTAGCATAAAATTCGCGGTTAATGATGGCCCAATCTGGGATCTTAAAGCCTGGAAAAACAGATGGATCTCTGCCTCTGACATATTTATGATCATGCTCATAAATAATATATTTATGCTGCTGAATAGCCTTAACAGCAACATCGGAGAGTCCAGTAAAATTTCCAATCAGAATTACGTCAAAACCTCGCAAAACATGTAAGTTATTGTTTAGGTCGCCGCACCTAATGGTTTCTACATATATATTTCTTTTTCTAAGTTTATCAGTTAGTACATCATCATTTCTCTCGGCCCCTCCAGGAATAACCATGTCACGCAAAAAAAAGTCAGCAACAAATAGCACCCTTGGCTGGTCTACTCCACTTTCTTTTCTGGCCATGGGTTTCAACGAAATAGCACACCTATTAGCAACGGTCATCTTTTATTCCTCACCGCCATAAAGGTTTTGTATTGATTTAGCTGGTAACAAGTCCAAAACAAACAGATGAGCCGGCTGTGAAAGCCCCTTGCCGGCACCAGCCCGCTAAGTATCACCTGCCCCACAGGATCAAGGTAGAAAAAGAACCATACAAGGACTTGCACAGAGACAGCTGTATTATCTCCTATATCGCATTCGAACTCTTGTATAAAACATGCGCCACTAGAGTCTAAAGAACAGGCTCCTCTCAACTGAACTCAACTAAATCCCGCTCTTCGAAATTGTGAAAACAGTTGTGTATATATTATCACGCATACCATTGCAAAATACATAGACTGAAATGTCATATAGACAAGCACCAAATATGCCAATTCGCATTCTAGACATTCTTCCGTGTTGAACATTTAGCTGACTCCTTGGCAATGATATCAACAATTCGCTCCGCCGCCCTACCATCCCCATAACAGAACACCGGTCGGCTCATGCGCATATAGTACGCGGGATCATCAAGAAGTTGGTTTGCTTTGCTAACGATCCGCTCTGAATCGGTCCCAACTAGCTCTGCCATGCCCAGTTCCACGGCTTCTGCACGCTCTGTCACATCGCGCATTACAAGGACAGGCTTTCCAAGAGCTGGTGCCTCTTCCTGAACCCCTCCTGAATCGGTAAGGACTATGTACGCACGATGCATCAGGGCGACAAAATGTTGATAATGGAGCGGCTTAAGCAGATGGATGTTTCTGTATCCACTAAGAGCGCGGTGAACGGGATTATAGACACAAGGGTTTAGGTGCACCGGATATACGATTTCAATGTCCTTTCGTTGAGCAAGGCGACAGAGGGCTACACAAATATTTTTCAGCCCATCACCGAAATTTTCGCGTCTGTGGCTGGTTACTAGTACGAGTCGGCGATTATGGCTGTCGCAAAGACTTAGTGCAGGAATGGCGCTTTTCAAGTCATTCATCAATCTAACATCCCCTGTCACCTTCTGGACCATCCAGAGCAGGGCATCGACAACTGTATTTCCGGTAACATGAATTTGCTCTAGCGGTATTCCTTCCCGAAGTAGGTTTTCGCGGGCAGCTTGCGTGGGCGCAAAGTGCAAACTTGCCAATAATCCGGTAATTCTCCGGTTGGCTTCCTCCGGAAAAGGCATTTGAAGATTTCGTGTTCGCAGGCCTGCTTCGACATGTGCGGTGGGAATACCTCGGTAGAAAGCTGCTAATGTGGCTACCATGGTTGTGGTAGTGTCACCCTGCACGATCACCCATTCAGGTCTTTGCTCCACCAGAACCTTGTCCAAGCCTGAAAGGAGCCGTGAACTTAGCTCCGCTAAGCTTTGGTCCGGCCGCATCAGATTCAAGTCTAAATCGGGCTCGATTTCAAAGATCCGGATGGCATCCCGAAGCATTTCTCGGTGCTGACCCGTGCAACATATGAACGGAAGAAACTTGCCGCTGTCTTTCAGCGCCCGAACTACGGGGGCCAACTTGATGGCCTCGGGACGCGTACCGATGATGACGAGCACCTTAGTCATTCACCGCTCCTGGTTAATTCCTAGATGCATGAAATTAAATTTTCACAAATAACTCAAATAACTGTGGTTTTGTATATAACATGTTCCTATTATATGCTTTTCGTGGTATAGATCTTTTTATTATCCGCTCACTCGACAGGTGCGCTCTTCAAAGAAATTGAGGTCGAACACCCTTGGAAGTCTCTCTCCAAGGGACGCTCGGGTTTCATCCTCTTGGGCAATTTCATCAACGACAGGACGAGTATTTTCGGACGTATGAACAGGGAAGTTCCGGGCTGCCCGAGGATTTCTCACGACGATGTCGTTACGACTTCCCTGAGGCTTATGTACCAGCAAAAGAGCTTCTTTGAAGTCGCCGCTACAGTTGCTGAAGACGACTGGTTCAAGGAGTCTTCCGTCGAGACCGTCTCTTCGGAGGAAACCCTGCGACACCGCTTTTACCGGTAAGCTCACGTTCTCATGTGCCTTGTCGCGCACTTCAGCACAGAATTCCTTGAAACGACCAAGGCTTCGGTAACGCCGTTTTCCACGGGCCACGCGGCTTTGGATTTTGATTTCTTCTTTTTGGACAATTCCGGAACCAAGAAAATAGGTAGTTTTCAAACATACCAGTTTTAGGACGGATGCGCACCCATCGGCGCCTACCTGCGGGGGCAAGAGACCTGGTGACTGGGTATCAAGCTCAGAGAGGAGAGTCCACATTCCCAGAATGGATTCGTCGGCTTTTTTTCCGAGATGTTGAACCCCGCCCGCCTGCTTCCTCATAGGTCCCTTTTCGTGCGAAAGCACCCGGCTCACGGTGCGCTGAAAAGCGCTGTGGGACTTCGCCGACACGCGAACATCGCCGGTATCATCGCACTCTGACTGATCCGAAGAGGTAATCGGTTGAAGCTGCAGCTCGGAAGCCGCCGCCTGGCGTTTCCTTTCTTCCACAGTGTCACTCTCAGGTTCTGCCCGGGATAGCCCGGGCCGGGCCGAAACCGTGAAAGCCAGCCGTTCCCAAGTTTTGAATGGTGTACCTATGTCTCGAAATGCGCAAGAATTCATCGCTAGCAACCTTCCGCCCTCCGAGACACCGCAGGGTGCCGAAAGGAGCGGAGCCGAACACCACCAAGCCTTGAAAATGGGTTTCAAACGCTGCACCGTCAGTTCGCAGCCTTTCTATTCACGAATTCAGGTTGTAAGTCTCAGCTCCTATTTTCTGCTCTACACATATCTACACATAGATAAGCTACTTTATTGTTTCCGTATTTATGAATAGTCTATGACGCGTGTCGACAGGCTTTCAAGCCGAGGCGATTCACACGCACCCACTACCCTTTGCATTTGATGTGCCAAATCGCTTTTCAACTGGCTTTGGCTTGGTACCTCGGCCAGATTCGGCCGAATTTGTATCCACATTTTCAAGGTCTTCCACGAAAGTTGGTCACAGGTTGCGCCACCAAGCACCCGGCCAAGGAAAACAAACAAGCAGGCGCAGCCGTCAGGATCTTTTCTCTTCACTGTTTTGTAGTCTTTAGGGTTCGAGTGCGTGCGAAAAAAGAACTGTTAGACGGGGGGCAGTTCATTGCTTTGGGCACAGCAGGTGACCGTTTTGGATCGAGACCGCCAATAAAGAAAGCTGGTGGGGTCTTACAGATATTTCTGCATTTGCCCTTGATCACCCAGGTCTATGTGAGCACCTTGGGGACCGGTAAAGACGAACCATAAAGCCACGAGAGGCCGTTAAGGGCAGAGGAGTTTGCTTTTTCGATAGGTTCGACCCCAAAGGGACAACGAGCCGTTCTCTTTGAGGAACGTGTGTCAATTTTGTGACGTCCTGATTCCCCTTATTTTTGGAAGCTTCGGCCGGAAGGCTTAAAAGGGGGTTCAAGGAAAACGGTTCACCCTCTTGCAAAACCCATCCCATCTTACCATTGGTGCAAGTTCCTATCCTGGAGGTCATTTTCGCATTCTCAAGGAGGCGCAACAAGGTGTTGTCCTGGAACGATTCTTGAGCTTCTCGCCGCTCGATCCGGTTTTTCTGAACAAAGCGAATCACTTTGTCGGACTCGAATGTCATCCGAGGCCAAAGACTTTTCGTCATGGACTTATGTGCGGTCAACGAATAGGATTCTCTTCTTGTTCAGCGCGCCCGGGAACGAGACTCTTCTTGAGCAGGAAAGACTGGACCTTATTCTGGAGTCCGACCCATGACCGAGAGGGGACCAACTCGCGGCGCATCGTTGCTTAGTTAATTCTCAATGTATCCCTCGTGCCTTTGCTTAGGCGTTCCGGTGGTGCCATGGAGTGGAGAAAAAATTTTTCGTCTTTTGAGTTCCAAGGCCCAAAAATTGCTGATATTCGGTTTTCGCGAAAACTTATACACGCCGAGTCCTGCAGCTCGACTTCCACCACCCCATAGGACAAGGTTTTTTCTATGGCACCATGAAAGATTACGGCATATTTTGAAATGTTTTACTTCAGTCTAGAGTTCTTTGGAGTGTTCAAGAGCACGCCATGACGGAAAAACAAGAAGGCCGTTTCAGCAACCGACCTCGCCTGATGGTTCTTACCTCCACTTTCCCGAGATGGCCGGGGGACCGAGAACCTAGGTTCGTCTACGATCTTTGCCGGCGGCTCACAGATGCCTTTGAGGTCCATGTGCTGGCACCTCACACCCATCGCGCCAAGCGCTGTGAAACCATGGATGGCATGAAGGTTCATCGATTCTCTTATTTTCCCGCAAAGTATCAAAACCTCGCCTATGAGGGCGGTATTCTGGAAAAGATCAAGAAAAAACCCTGGGTCCTTTTTCAAGTCCCTTTTTTTCTGGCAGCCCAAATCATTTCTATTCGGCGTCTGATAGCCGCAAGGCGTTTCCACGCTTTGCATGCCCACTGGATCATTCCCCAGGGACTTTGCGCCGTGCTGGCTCAATGGGGACGTCCTGTCAGGATTCCCATCCTTTGTACAAGCCATGGTGGAGATCTTTTCGGGCTGCGAGGCCAGTTTTTTGACATCCTCCGTCGTTGGATTCTCGATCGCAGCGACGTCGTCACGGTGGTCAGCCATGCCATGGCCCAAAAGCTTCGAAACATCGGTGTTCGAACCCCATGTCATGTCATCCCCATGGGAACCGATCTGAGCGAACTTTTCACTCCGGATTTTTCCGTACCACGCCGAAAAGCCACTGTTCTCTATGTGGGTCGCCTTGTGGAAAAGAAGGGGGTTCGGTATCTTGTTGAGGCTTTTAAGCTTGTGCTTCAAGCGGTTCCCACGGCGGAACTCTGGATTGTAGGTTCAGGTCCCGAGGAGGCCTCGTTGAAAAAGCTTGCCGCTGGTTTCGCTCCCGTGAGGTCGGTCGACGGGACAAGTCCTCATGCTTTCCCTTGGGATTTACCCCCGCAGCCTGGTTCCATCACTTTTTGCGGCTCGGTGTCCCATGAAGACCTTCCCGCTTTTTACCGCACGGCCACTGTCACAGTGGTACCATCGGTGGTGGCGCGCAGCGGCGATCAGGAAGGTCTCGGTCTCGTACTGGTAGAGGCCATGGGTTGCGGTTGCCCCGTCATCGCTTCCGACCTTCCCGCCATCCGCGACGTCGTTCAAGATCAAAAAACCGGCCTTTTCGTGGAACCGGGCAATATTCCTTCATTGGCAGCGGCCATTTGCGGGGCATTAGATCACCCAGGGATACGAGAAACTCTTTCAGTCCATGGACGCCGTTGGGTTGAAAATCACTTTGAATGGAGCCGGATACACGAAAGCTTCATGAAAGTCCTTGTAGGCATAGGCTCCGTGAACCGAAGACCCTCGGACAGCCATGAGAGCTTATCTTGGGGAACTTAACGTCGGGCGGGTGCTTTCATAGCAATGGATGACAAGATAGAAAAAGGCGCCCGAAGCTCCGGGAGCCAAAACGGCATGGGAGCATCCGCCCGGTACGGCGTGCATCTGACCGGGCAGGCCCCCTTGAACCATCGTCTATTGATCTCTTTTTTGAGCTGGCGTCCTGGGGCCTTCGCTCGCGATGGAGCACGGATTTTTTTCTGGTTGGGTCTACGCGCCGCTTTTCAGGCTGTAACCGTCGTGCTGCTTGCGCGCTGGCTGGGAGCCTCAGGCTACGGTGTTTTTGTGGCTGCCCTTGCCGTGGCGAGTTTTTTTACTCCCATAGCCGCCATGGGCATGCCGGCGGTGCTCCTGCGTGACGGGGCACGCCATTGCGATCGATTACCTTGGCTTTTGATGCGGTCATTGCGTCTGTCCTTGTTAGCGATCATTGCTTGCGTCATCATGGCAACCCTCGCCCAACGGTGGAGCCTGCCCCCATCTGCCCCGCTGTGGGCGCTGGTTTTCCTGGCGGCCGGTGAAATCGCCGGGGGCGCATGGACCGAGATTTTCGCCCGAACAGCGCAAGCCAAGGCACAATCCCATCGCTTTGGAGCGATCCTGGCAGGATTGGCCGCCGTTCGGCTCTCTGCGCTTTTGTTTCTTGCCGCTTTAGGCCCACCCACCCCTTGCGCTTGGATGCTGGCCTTCGGTCTCTCTAGTCTGGTTTATGTGGCGCTTCTCACCCTTGGTGCATGGCCTCTTCTGGGACACATCAAGCAGGCGGGCTTTGCCCCCACCACTTGGAAAGAAACGGGACCGGCAGTGCGCGAAGGATTTCCTTTTGTCACCGGAGCCCTGGCGTTTCGTTTGCAGGCAGAGTTCAATAAGCCGGTCCTGGCGCACTTGGGCTACGCCCAAGCGGGGGCCTTTAGCATTGCACAGCGAGCAGTTGATTTCGCCGCCTTGCCGTTAGCGGCATTGCAGGAAGCGCTATGGCCGAGGTTTTTTGCGGCCGCCAATCCGCGCCAACGTGCCATCCGCACAGGGGCCCTACTAGTCTTGTTGGCTGCAGCCACGGGGTCGGCCCTTGCTCTGGCGGCTCCGCTGTTGCCATCGTTGCTCGGCCATGATTACCAAGAGGCAGGACAAGTGCTTGTCTGGCTGGCGCTTTTGCCCGCGCTTCAGGTGTGTCGTAATCTGGGCAACGCTTGGCTCATGGCTCTTGGCTACAGTCATCTGCTTACTGTCGTTTATGTTCTTGCAGCGGTTGCCGGTGTCACCTCAACGCTGATGTGGGTGCCACGCTATGGGTTGCATGGTGCAATGGCTGCGGCCTATAGCGGCGACCTTGCTGCAATCTTTGTGCAGGCTTTGGCATTGTACGGAAAAAGCGACGCATCGAAAACCGCGGACCCATGCGTGAGGTTGAATCGAGAATGAAAAGGCACCATCCACTTCGAGATGTCTTTGAAAAGTATCAATCAACTTACGAACGCAGAGGTGGCAAGACGTATTTCCGCCCGCTGCACGAAGTGCTCGAGTTCCGCTTGGGCAGGTTACCTGCATGGTTAGACCGAATCCCCAAAAATGCCCGTATTCTCGATGCGGGCTGTGCTACGGGTTACCTTTTGGGATTGTTATATGAACTAGGATACACGCAACTTACCGGAGTGGACATTTCCAAGGAAATGACGGATACCGCTCGACAACGGCTGCCGGCCACGATCGTGATCCATTGCGAAGATATCTTTGATTTTGTAACTTCCCTGGCTGACGAGAGCTTCGATCTCATTCTATTCCATCAGGTGATTGAGCACATACCCCGCGAGCAAATTATCGACTTGTTGCGTCACTTTCACCGCTGCCTATCTCCTGGCGGATGGCTTAGTGTTACAACACCAAACGCTGCCTGCGTGCTTGCTGGATGTCACGTTGCAGGAGATATCACCCATGTGACCGCGTTTAACGAGTTGTCATTGAAACAAGTTGCGGAGCAAGCTGGGTTTAAGCCTGACGCATTTGAAATTGTGCTAACTCCGCCGCGTCTTTTCTGGTCCTGGCGTCACCCACACCGTGCTGTTTTGAGGCTACTTAACCGAGCGCGCTGGCATCTGAATCGTTTTTTCCATTGGAGTCTGATCATGCTAATAGACTCGCGTCCAATGTTGCTATGTCGAGAATGGGAACTCCAAGTGTTAATGCGCAAATGAAACACTCATCTGGAGACATGGACGCATGAAGGAGATCGGCAATTCATACCGAGGTAATACGTTGAATGCTCTCCAACGCCGGCAACTCTTGAAACGCCGTTTGGTGTACTCTCTTGGCGCCCTAGCCTACATCGCCTTCGATCACGCTGCTCTGGCCTTTTGTCGCCCGAAATCGCACCCCCAACGGGTCGCTCTCCTTTATCCAGACTTTTTAGGCGACGTCTTAATCTGGCTACCTTACGGCCAGTCTCTTGCCAATCATCTTCTGCGCGAAGGGAAGGAGGTCTTCGTGATTTGCGAAGAGGCCAATCGGGCTGTGCTTGAAAATGCTTTTGGAGGTTGGACTGTTATTGGCATACACCGAGCCAACTTCAATCTAACCGGCCCCCGGCGTAGGGCAGAGTTATTACGGCGGTTGCGGGGGCTTGGCGTTGGCCGCACGATTTACATGAAGTATCCACGTTTTACACGAAAATCTGCTGAAAGTTTCATAGAGGCGTTAGGAGCTCCTGCCGTTGCATTCGAAGCCGCTTTTCGTAATCGCCCACGATGGGAAATCTTATGGAGCAACCGTCGCTATGAGCGACTAGTGAAAACGGAAGGTGGGCGAGATACACATGTGAGCATACACTTCCATGCCTTCTTGCAAGCCATGAAGGTTGACCTTCGGGAGATTGTGCCGGCCGATCTAAAAGTTTCATCAACACAGCCAATTGATGATGACTATTGGGTGCTGGCCCCAGGTAGCGGGCAAAAGTATAGAAACTGGCCCGCTGAGCGCTTTGCCACGGTAGCCAGAGTCTTGGCCGCTAATCGCCCTCACTGGCGCTGCGTTATCGTCGGCACTGCAAGCGAACACGATCTTGGAACCCAAATCGCCGTAAAGCTTGGTGGAGGTGCCTTGAATCTTACGGGTCAGACCTCGGTACAGCAACTTATCGACCTCATCGCTCATGCTCGCCTGCTTTTGGGGAACGATTCCGGTGCGGGACATATCGCCGCGGCGCTGGGCACG
It encodes the following:
- a CDS encoding methyltransferase domain-containing protein is translated as MKRHHPLRDVFEKYQSTYERRGGKTYFRPLHEVLEFRLGRLPAWLDRIPKNARILDAGCATGYLLGLLYELGYTQLTGVDISKEMTDTARQRLPATIVIHCEDIFDFVTSLADESFDLILFHQVIEHIPREQIIDLLRHFHRCLSPGGWLSVTTPNAACVLAGCHVAGDITHVTAFNELSLKQVAEQAGFKPDAFEIVLTPPRLFWSWRHPHRAVLRLLNRARWHLNRFFHWSLIMLIDSRPMLLCREWELQVLMRK
- the wecB gene encoding UDP-N-acetylglucosamine 2-epimerase (non-hydrolyzing), with translation MTKVLVIIGTRPEAIKLAPVVRALKDSGKFLPFICCTGQHREMLRDAIRIFEIEPDLDLNLMRPDQSLAELSSRLLSGLDKVLVEQRPEWVIVQGDTTTTMVATLAAFYRGIPTAHVEAGLRTRNLQMPFPEEANRRITGLLASLHFAPTQAARENLLREGIPLEQIHVTGNTVVDALLWMVQKVTGDVRLMNDLKSAIPALSLCDSHNRRLVLVTSHRRENFGDGLKNICVALCRLAQRKDIEIVYPVHLNPCVYNPVHRALSGYRNIHLLKPLHYQHFVALMHRAYIVLTDSGGVQEEAPALGKPVLVMRDVTERAEAVELGMAELVGTDSERIVSKANQLLDDPAYYMRMSRPVFCYGDGRAAERIVDIIAKESAKCSTRKNV
- a CDS encoding glycosyltransferase, whose amino-acid sequence is MTVANRCAISLKPMARKESGVDQPRVLFVADFFLRDMVIPGGAERNDDVLTDKLRKRNIYVETIRCGDLNNNLHVLRGFDVILIGNFTGLSDVAVKAIQQHKYIIYEHDHKYVRGRDPSVFPGFKIPDWAIINREFYAKAHKVIVLSTLCKYIIENALNIPNVINIGTSLWSDEELDHLSSLCARKVPKNNKFAVLGSRSKIKGTREAIEWCQLNCVDYEVLPPKPWKHLVECLSKYKGLVFMPQVCETFNRLVVEAKSLGCRVITNESMIGAASESLWEMSGFQLLSEIRRRVISGIDVFEREIHSIVYHDRNAYTAILTAYRRNSILREQVVSLRTQTIPPKEIWIWVNRSEDTRGVDFYRAAGVDAVFYCDRNWKYFGRFAVANLANTPYVAIFDDDTIPGPKWIENCFDTIKSHPGILGGVGVILTGCHYRNHIRVGWVQPHDEVVEVDLVGHAWFFRKEWLRFFWQEEPFTLENGEDIHFSYVAQKLGGIKTYVPAHPLWDKTRWSSIKGREYGVDSVASSSPENHAVFYFQRDLCVKSAINKGWTPLFMRKRFCTNESDTSVLGKRIVGLEGKSTLFQPLKIGNPMRIWGAKHQAGSAMENENRILACPPSGKDRSERSTTASFVTIRGIRWQSQVLNYNGYASHARRIIEALEQTGIPIMVKATAADKRFIRHLTPPEAARWQDLMRKPVGLGAYLCMAVPTLEDGTEVFSRWREENPGFCTYVGVVTFETDRLPSGWAEACNRMDEIWVPSTFNKETFTRGGVSSERIDVFPTGIDTNIFNPHRVSPLLIRNRKGFAFLSVFQWTHRKGWDVLLRAYLSAFSAQEDVCLILRTYPYRIQQPPISDRIKEYIENLGVDPQKAPSVIVLDRFIPEQYMPSLFATADAFVLPSRGEGFGLPYMEAMAMGLPVIATRWGGHLDFMDDSNSFLIDVEALQPVHSRLSEESGFYTSDQKLAEPSVSHTAELMRLVFDNRTEARRRGHAAREYIKSHWTVERSAQWFKSKLSWITS
- a CDS encoding lipopolysaccharide biosynthesis protein; the encoded protein is MGASARYGVHLTGQAPLNHRLLISFLSWRPGAFARDGARIFFWLGLRAAFQAVTVVLLARWLGASGYGVFVAALAVASFFTPIAAMGMPAVLLRDGARHCDRLPWLLMRSLRLSLLAIIACVIMATLAQRWSLPPSAPLWALVFLAAGEIAGGAWTEIFARTAQAKAQSHRFGAILAGLAAVRLSALLFLAALGPPTPCAWMLAFGLSSLVYVALLTLGAWPLLGHIKQAGFAPTTWKETGPAVREGFPFVTGALAFRLQAEFNKPVLAHLGYAQAGAFSIAQRAVDFAALPLAALQEALWPRFFAAANPRQRAIRTGALLVLLAAATGSALALAAPLLPSLLGHDYQEAGQVLVWLALLPALQVCRNLGNAWLMALGYSHLLTVVYVLAAVAGVTSTLMWVPRYGLHGAMAAAYSGDLAAIFVQALALYGKSDASKTADPCVRLNRE
- a CDS encoding glycosyltransferase family 4 protein is translated as MTEKQEGRFSNRPRLMVLTSTFPRWPGDREPRFVYDLCRRLTDAFEVHVLAPHTHRAKRCETMDGMKVHRFSYFPAKYQNLAYEGGILEKIKKKPWVLFQVPFFLAAQIISIRRLIAARRFHALHAHWIIPQGLCAVLAQWGRPVRIPILCTSHGGDLFGLRGQFFDILRRWILDRSDVVTVVSHAMAQKLRNIGVRTPCHVIPMGTDLSELFTPDFSVPRRKATVLYVGRLVEKKGVRYLVEAFKLVLQAVPTAELWIVGSGPEEASLKKLAAGFAPVRSVDGTSPHAFPWDLPPQPGSITFCGSVSHEDLPAFYRTATVTVVPSVVARSGDQEGLGLVLVEAMGCGCPVIASDLPAIRDVVQDQKTGLFVEPGNIPSLAAAICGALDHPGIRETLSVHGRRWVENHFEWSRIHESFMKVLVGIGSVNRRPSDSHESLSWGT
- a CDS encoding glycosyltransferase family 9 protein encodes the protein MKEIGNSYRGNTLNALQRRQLLKRRLVYSLGALAYIAFDHAALAFCRPKSHPQRVALLYPDFLGDVLIWLPYGQSLANHLLREGKEVFVICEEANRAVLENAFGGWTVIGIHRANFNLTGPRRRAELLRRLRGLGVGRTIYMKYPRFTRKSAESFIEALGAPAVAFEAAFRNRPRWEILWSNRRYERLVKTEGGRDTHVSIHFHAFLQAMKVDLREIVPADLKVSSTQPIDDDYWVLAPGSGQKYRNWPAERFATVARVLAANRPHWRCVIVGTASEHDLGTQIAVKLGGGALNLTGQTSVQQLIDLIAHARLLLGNDSGAGHIAAALGTPAVVVVGGGHWGLCFPYPDNAPVRRQPVVVGHRMACFGCDWICAHTTQTDKPFPCIEAVSVEAVWQQVKALLSTSEGG